The following DNA comes from Phycisphaerae bacterium.
CAGATCATCAATGCCCTCACCCGTGACGGTCGACGTCTTGACGACGTCTGTCTCGCCGCCCCACTCGCTCGGATTGAGTCCCTGCTCCGCCAACTGGCCGTAAAGCTTGTTGATGTCGTGCGGAAGATCGATCTTGTTGAGCGCGACGACAATGGTTGCTCCGGCCGCACGTGCGTGATTGATGGCTTCGACGGTCGTCGGCATGATGCCGTCATCCGCCGCAACCACCAGCACCACGACGTCCGTGATATTCGCACCGCGTGCCCGCATTGCGGTGAAGGCCGCATGACCGGGGGTATCCAGGAATGTCACCCAGTTGTCATTGACCTGTACCCGGTAAGCGCCGACATGCTGGGTGATGCCACCCGCCTCGCCGGCTGCGACGTTCGCCTTGCGAATGCGGTCGAGCAGACTCGTCTTGCCGTGGTCAACATGACCGAGCACCGTGACGATCGGAGAACGCTTCTGAAGATTCTTTCGCTTAATCGCCGCAAACTCCTCCGCGAGGGCTTCGAGTCGCGTCTTCGGCTTCATGACGACCAATTCAATGCCGAATTCGGCGGCAAGTAGCTGCGCCTGGTCCGTGTCGATGATGCTGTTGATGGTGGTAAGAATTCCAAGCTGCTTGTTGACCACATTTAGGCCGATGCCGCTCTCACGACAGAAATCCTTGACAATGATGGGTTCGGTCAGCTCAATCCGCTGCTTCTTGGCTCGCGATGGCTGCATCCGCTGGCCGGGCGATTTCTTCTCGATCGCGCGGAGACCACCGATGCCGCGACCTGATGCGGCCGCCAGGCGATCGCGCATCTCAAGCAGCTCGCGTTCTTTCCATTCCTTCAACTGCTCCGAAGCCAGTTCGCGCTCATCACGCAAACCACGGCGAGGATGCGCGCGGCGCGCCGCCGCATCAGCCGCCGAACCGGTCTTGGCCTTCGCTGTTCGACTGCGACGCGCGTCGCCTTCATCCGCATCACTTGCAGGCAAAGCACGACCCGGTCCCGGAGCGATCGGACCGCGAGCGGCCGGACGCACACTGGGCCGTGGACGATCGACATATTCGGGCTTGTCCATGCGGACCACGCGCGGGCCGCTCAGTTTCGCCGGCAAGGGCACATTCTGTGGACCAGCGACAGCCGGCTTGGCAGGCTCTGCCGGCGCCGCGTCCGTCGCCTCAACGGCGGCCGGAGCCTCCGCTGCGACGGCCGGTGATTCCTCCCGCGGCGCAGACTCGACAGCCGGCGGAACCGGTTCAGGCTCAGGCGCGGCGGCCGGTTCCTCCGCTGCGACCGGAGCGGGCGCGGTTCGCCCGGCAACGGTTTCCACGGTTTCAGTGATTTCCTCTGCCGCCTGCGTCGACGGCTCATCGATGACGGCGGTCGCCGTGTCGCCGGAGTCTCCTTCGCCGCCTTCGCTCGAATCAGGTTCATTCGAAGCGGACTTCTTGGATGAGCGGCGCTTCACGCGCACCTTCTCGAGGTCGACCCGCTCCGACTCTTCGACGGTCGTTTTGTGCGCACCTTCACTGAACCACTCCCGGATGGTCTGCTCGAGACCCGCCGAGACGACATGCATGTGGTTCTTGATGTGGATGCCCTCAGCCTCGCACTTTTCGATGATGGTCTTGCTGCTGACCTCCAACTCCTTCGCGAGGTGATGGATTCTCCTTTTTGTGTCCGCCAAAACGTGCCTCCAAGTCCGAGCCTGTTTTCGTCAGTTTGGTGAGTCGTGCCCACCGATAGCCCAGCCGCATGGCCGAGCCTGTTGTCATTCCGGCTGGTCGGGTCCGAGCCCGGTCAACAAGCGATTACGATGCACCCTCGACCGGAGCCGACGACGATTCGACCGTATCGGCCTCGGGCGAACCGCTCATCGGCATTGCCGCCGATTCGCCGGACGAATCCATCGCAGACTCTCCGGACGGTTCGGCAGACGCCGCATCGAACGTCGGCAGCGTCTCGCCGGCCGCCGCCGCCGCCGCCGCGGCCTCCTTCGCTTTCGCCGCCTCGGCCTTCTCGGCTTCCAGTTCGACGCGGGCGATCTTTGCTTCTTCGGTGCAGGTCGCGACGATTGCGGCTGCCAGCTCTTCCGTGATGCTCAACTCGCGAACGAGCGGTTCGGGACCGACTTCCTCGACGTCCATCACGCTGATGAGACCCATGAGGGAAATTCGCTCGGCCACCATGTCTTCCACGCCGCCGACTTTCCGGAGCGTTGCCGCGAGACGATCAAGACCGCGATTGTATTCCTTCGGAGTCAGAATATCGATGTCCCAGCCGGTGAGGCGGGCCGCGAGCCGCACGTTCTGGCCACGCTTTCCGATGGCCAGTGACAACTGCTCATCGGGCACGACGACTGTCGCCCGGCCCAGTTCGAAGCACAGCGCCGTATCCTGAATCTCGGCGGGCTTGAGCGCATTGGCGATCAGGATCTGCGAGGACTCATTCCATCGAACGATGTCGATCTTCTCACCGCCAAGTTCCTCGACGATGTTCTTGATCCGGCTTCCACGCACGCCGACGCACGCTCCGACCGCATCAACTTTGGTATCGATCGACGTGACGGCCACCTTCGTGCGATACCCGGCCTCTCGGGCCAGCGCCTTGATTTCGATGATTCGCTCGGCGACCTCGGGCACTTCCAGTTCGAACAGACGCCGGATGAAGTCAGGATGACTGCGGCTCAGGATGATCTTCACGTGATGCGGCACTTCGCGAACGTCCAGGATCAACGCGCGGACGCGCTCACCAGGCTGGTGCGCCTCGCCGGGAATCTGCTCGCTCTTGGGGAGGAATCCCTCGGCTCGACCCAGGCCCACGACCATCGCGCCACCTTCAAAGCGTGCGACCGTGCCGGTGATGATCTGTCCCTTGCGCTCGACGTATTCGTCGAAGATGCTGACGCGCTCGGCTTCGCGTGTGCGCTGAATGATCACCTGTTTCGCGGTTTGGGCGGAGATGCGGCCCAACTCCGACATTGAAATTTCGCGATCGTCGGCCGTCGCCTTGATCGCGCCGTTCAACTTGTCGATTTCGACGCGAACATATTCCACGCCGACGTACTTCTTCTTAATGGCGGTCTCAATGGCCGCCTCGAGGTCGCCGATCAGCAGATCTTTGTCGATGTTTTTATCGCGTGCCAGCGAATCCACCAGCCGCAGCAAGTCAGCGTTCATGAGCGTCTCACTTCCCTATTCACTTGTCCTGTATTCACTTGTACCCGCTTCAGACATTTACTTGTCCCTCGCCCGGGCCATTCACCCGATGGCAAACAAAAAAGTGGGCGAATGCTCGGGCCCACTTTTTCGGCGTACTTCTACCGCGGGCACCGACGCCCGCCTGCGTCGCGATTCCGGCTGGAGCATCAACGCATGCGTCGAGCCCCGCGGAAGACGCGCCGCCACGAACCGGCCGCGCAAACGCCAAGTTGGACGCGCCGGTCACTCACCGGCAGCCGTCCCAACGGTGGACTGGTGCGTCGCAGTCACTCTCGCCCCCATTTCACCACGTTCAAAAACATGTGCTCGCGACATATCGATCACCGCCTCAATCGAAGCGCCCTCGTCCGCAGGCACACGGGACTCCAACCGCGCTACCAACGATGCGCCGGTCGAAGTCGTCATGTAAACATCCTTACGGTCGCCCAAGGTCTCGACCACCATGATTCTAGCTGATAGGCGTCCTGTTTGTCCGGTCGCGCCACCGGCCTGGGACATCGAAATCGCGTCAGGCCGAACACCGAGCGTCATTTCCCGATCCACGTTCAGACGCCATGCCGAAGCCAACTCGCCATCGAGCGGCAGAATCGCGCCACCGACATCGAATCCGAATCCGGCCTCGGTTCGGACCACTCGGCCATCGAGGAAATTCATCGGCGGCATGCCGATAAACCCGGCAACAAATCGATTCACCGGTCGATCGTAAATTTC
Coding sequences within:
- the nusA gene encoding transcription termination/antitermination protein NusA yields the protein MNADLLRLVDSLARDKNIDKDLLIGDLEAAIETAIKKKYVGVEYVRVEIDKLNGAIKATADDREISMSELGRISAQTAKQVIIQRTREAERVSIFDEYVERKGQIITGTVARFEGGAMVVGLGRAEGFLPKSEQIPGEAHQPGERVRALILDVREVPHHVKIILSRSHPDFIRRLFELEVPEVAERIIEIKALAREAGYRTKVAVTSIDTKVDAVGACVGVRGSRIKNIVEELGGEKIDIVRWNESSQILIANALKPAEIQDTALCFELGRATVVVPDEQLSLAIGKRGQNVRLAARLTGWDIDILTPKEYNRGLDRLAATLRKVGGVEDMVAERISLMGLISVMDVEEVGPEPLVRELSITEELAAAIVATCTEEAKIARVELEAEKAEAAKAKEAAAAAAAAGETLPTFDAASAEPSGESAMDSSGESAAMPMSGSPEADTVESSSAPVEGAS
- the infB gene encoding translation initiation factor IF-2, translating into MADTKRRIHHLAKELEVSSKTIIEKCEAEGIHIKNHMHVVSAGLEQTIREWFSEGAHKTTVEESERVDLEKVRVKRRSSKKSASNEPDSSEGGEGDSGDTATAVIDEPSTQAAEEITETVETVAGRTAPAPVAAEEPAAAPEPEPVPPAVESAPREESPAVAAEAPAAVEATDAAPAEPAKPAVAGPQNVPLPAKLSGPRVVRMDKPEYVDRPRPSVRPAARGPIAPGPGRALPASDADEGDARRSRTAKAKTGSAADAAARRAHPRRGLRDERELASEQLKEWKERELLEMRDRLAAASGRGIGGLRAIEKKSPGQRMQPSRAKKQRIELTEPIIVKDFCRESGIGLNVVNKQLGILTTINSIIDTDQAQLLAAEFGIELVVMKPKTRLEALAEEFAAIKRKNLQKRSPIVTVLGHVDHGKTSLLDRIRKANVAAGEAGGITQHVGAYRVQVNDNWVTFLDTPGHAAFTAMRARGANITDVVVLVVAADDGIMPTTVEAINHARAAGATIVVALNKIDLPHDINKLYGQLAEQGLNPSEWGGETDVVKTSTVTGEGIDDLLNHLATLSDVLDLKADPSIPATGTVIEAERDERTGIMVRVVVSEGTLRTGQIIVCGSAHGRVRAMKDDKGRNIDKAGPSTPVELMGLSDLPEAGDKFYVKTNAKEAKEIAEEMAALRREGELIRLVKPTTLESMFAQAAEGEIPELNLIVRADSAGSVDALRQELSSFPSDEVKLTILHAGVGTVTDSDISLAQASGAIIIAFHVVPDPATQRKADTVGVEIRPYRIIYEAKDDIKKALEGLLEPEEKVESRGRAEVREVFNITKVGKAAGCFVREGSLHRHHRVRVVRDGVVVKDNGTLDSLRRFKDDAKEVKAGFECGLKIAGFDDVKPGDIIESFEIVKVARTLKTSS